One window from the genome of Thermus sediminis encodes:
- a CDS encoding SpoVR family protein, whose amino-acid sequence MRKELQDWALRLRERAEAEELSFPPVLFEEVGPEEMAMLAAYGGFPRRYPHWRFGSEYLRHREVYRYGLGRIYELVVNTAPVHAYLLKGNTLLAQKLVIAHVYAHADFFQNNLAFRPTPKDMLEEMAHHAAFVERAMEKHGARSVEEFLDMALSLENLIDPHTPYIQRPREVEEKPESPRLKVRPYLDPYVNPPPEPPKEAEEGASLKPLPPRPTRDILGFLAQYAPLAPWQRGILEIIREESLYYAPQAATKILNEGWATYWHTRLLLPLLSPEEALEFAELQAGLLAPHGFNPYRLGYLLLKEVEERWDKGRYGPEYEALPLGERLRYERPTGEGRRKLFQVRTVHTDISFLEEFLTPEFALRQRLIAPEDLPRFQGAKRALLFRLTNMGYPIVELVDANYGNRGELYLEHLYEGVELDQRKTKAVLQNLHRLWGRPVHLKTVANGKETLLSAGA is encoded by the coding sequence GTGCGGAAGGAGCTGCAGGACTGGGCCCTCCGCCTGCGGGAACGGGCGGAAGCGGAGGAGCTTTCCTTTCCTCCTGTGCTCTTTGAGGAGGTGGGGCCCGAGGAGATGGCCATGCTGGCCGCCTACGGGGGGTTTCCCCGCCGCTACCCCCACTGGCGCTTTGGGAGCGAGTACCTGCGCCACCGGGAGGTCTACCGCTATGGCCTTGGGCGCATCTACGAGCTGGTGGTGAACACCGCCCCTGTGCACGCTTACCTCCTCAAGGGAAACACCCTCCTTGCGCAGAAGCTGGTCATCGCCCACGTCTACGCCCACGCCGACTTCTTCCAGAACAACCTGGCCTTCCGCCCCACCCCCAAGGACATGCTAGAGGAGATGGCCCACCACGCCGCCTTCGTGGAAAGGGCTATGGAAAAGCATGGGGCCAGGAGCGTGGAGGAGTTCTTGGACATGGCCCTCTCCCTGGAGAACCTCATTGACCCCCACACCCCCTACATCCAAAGGCCCCGGGAGGTGGAGGAAAAGCCCGAGTCCCCCAGGCTTAAGGTGCGCCCCTACCTGGACCCCTACGTGAACCCACCCCCCGAGCCCCCCAAGGAGGCGGAGGAGGGGGCGAGCCTGAAGCCCCTTCCCCCGAGGCCGACCCGGGACATCCTGGGCTTCCTGGCCCAATACGCCCCCTTGGCCCCTTGGCAGAGGGGCATCCTGGAGATCATCCGGGAGGAAAGCCTCTACTATGCCCCCCAGGCCGCCACCAAGATCCTCAACGAGGGCTGGGCCACCTACTGGCACACCCGGCTCCTCCTCCCCCTTCTCTCCCCCGAGGAGGCCTTGGAGTTCGCCGAACTGCAGGCAGGCCTCCTCGCCCCTCATGGCTTCAACCCCTACCGCCTGGGCTACCTCCTCCTGAAGGAGGTGGAGGAGAGGTGGGATAAGGGACGGTACGGTCCCGAATACGAGGCCCTTCCCCTAGGGGAAAGGCTCCGCTACGAGAGGCCCACGGGGGAAGGGAGGAGGAAGCTCTTCCAGGTGCGCACCGTACACACGGACATCTCCTTCCTGGAGGAGTTCCTCACCCCCGAGTTCGCCCTGCGCCAACGCCTCATTGCCCCCGAGGACCTGCCCCGGTTCCAGGGGGCCAAAAGGGCCCTCCTCTTCCGCCTCACCAACATGGGCTACCCCATCGTAGAACTGGTGGACGCCAACTACGGTAACCGGGGGGAGCTCTACCTGGAGCACCTTTACGAAGGCGTGGAGCTGGACCAAAGAAAGACCAAGGCGGTGTTGCAAAACCTCCACCGCCTCTGGGGCCGCCCCGTCCACCTGAAGACGGTGGCCAACGGGAAGGAAACCCTCCTCTCCGCGGGCGCCTAG
- a CDS encoding CPBP family intramembrane glutamic endopeptidase, whose amino-acid sequence MSNPWRFLLLLQGGLLLLGASGMLLLDFPLGGDSPWTEVPTGVLLLLLLAGLEALFRRLLPASFGEAERLHGELGRALKTSGLGPPALLLLALLSGVAEEVFFRGFLQSLLLLKLGTPAVLLQAFLFALLHPAPKAAWAYTLYTGVAGLLFGLAYLLTGSLLPGILAHTLHNARGFYQAWRGA is encoded by the coding sequence GTGTCCAACCCCTGGCGTTTCCTCCTTCTCCTCCAAGGAGGCCTCCTCCTCCTGGGGGCTTCGGGGATGCTCCTCCTGGACTTTCCCCTGGGCGGGGACAGCCCCTGGACCGAGGTCCCGACAGGGGTGCTCCTCTTGCTGCTCCTGGCGGGCCTCGAGGCCCTCTTTCGCCGCCTCCTGCCCGCCTCCTTCGGGGAGGCGGAGAGGCTCCACGGGGAGCTGGGAAGGGCCCTGAAGACCTCGGGGCTTGGCCCCCCAGCCCTCCTCCTCCTGGCCCTCCTCTCCGGGGTGGCGGAGGAGGTCTTCTTCCGGGGGTTCCTGCAGAGCCTCCTCCTCCTGAAGCTTGGGACCCCGGCCGTTCTCCTCCAAGCCTTCCTCTTCGCCCTCCTCCATCCCGCCCCCAAGGCGGCCTGGGCCTACACCCTGTACACCGGGGTGGCGGGCCTCCTCTTCGGCTTGGCCTACCTTTTGACGGGAAGCCTTCTTCCTGGAATCCTGGCCCACACCCTCCACAACGCCCGGGGTTTCTACCAGGCTTGGCGCGGCGCTTAG
- a CDS encoding metallophosphoesterase gives MRVFAIADPHLSRAHPKPMTIFGPAWQGHPEAFFRGWRQVVGPEDLVIVAGDISWAMRLSEAIPDLLDLSALPGKKVLLKGNHDYWWPSISRLRAVLPEGMYALQNDALVLGNVAVAGTRGWEYPPKTPEDEKILAREVERLGLSLKALEGKPYRHLVLAFHFPPFGPGGEASPLLEKALEAGPQSIVYGHLHGADPERLPRAYRDVPLHLVAADALGFRPKLVLDAG, from the coding sequence ATGCGGGTCTTCGCCATCGCCGATCCCCACCTCTCCCGCGCGCACCCCAAGCCCATGACCATTTTCGGGCCCGCCTGGCAGGGCCACCCCGAGGCCTTTTTCCGAGGCTGGCGGCAGGTGGTGGGCCCCGAGGACCTGGTCATCGTGGCCGGGGACATCTCCTGGGCCATGCGCCTCAGCGAGGCCATCCCCGACCTTTTGGACCTTTCGGCCCTTCCCGGGAAAAAGGTCCTCCTCAAAGGGAACCACGACTACTGGTGGCCCTCCATCAGCCGCCTGAGGGCAGTCCTCCCCGAAGGGATGTACGCCCTGCAAAACGACGCCCTGGTCCTGGGCAACGTGGCGGTGGCGGGCACCCGGGGGTGGGAGTACCCCCCCAAGACCCCGGAGGACGAGAAGATCCTCGCCCGGGAGGTGGAGCGGCTCGGGCTCTCCCTGAAGGCCCTCGAGGGGAAGCCCTACCGCCACCTGGTCCTGGCCTTCCACTTTCCCCCCTTCGGCCCCGGTGGGGAGGCCAGCCCCCTTCTGGAAAAGGCGCTGGAGGCAGGACCCCAGAGCATCGTCTACGGCCACCTGCACGGGGCGGACCCTGAGCGCCTGCCCAGGGCCTACCGGGACGTCCCCCTCCACCTGGTGGCCGCAGACGCCCTGGGCTTCCGGCCCAAACTGGTCCTGGACGCAGGCTAA
- a CDS encoding DUF444 family protein, which translates to MRPVERDLLRFKEIVRGEVKKRAREFLTREELLGQMEGRVVSIPLPQLEVPKIVYGEPWGEGLLGGGPGAEGLGPGGHIPVAELELEEFLDLMGEALKLPRLRPKGEGEVTEEAFRHTTIARKGPRGLRHVRRTLKESLKRSLFSGEYREEDPRLVPEREDLRYKAPKAKPRPHAQAVVLFALDVSGSMREEELSLVRTLSFWITLWIRRHFPRLERRYLLHDAEAWEVSEEEFFKAREGGGTRLSSALLLAEEILKAYPEAFYNRYLYHFSDGENWHGDTPVALEALGRLLPSLALYGYAQVQGPYGQGRFLEEVEEALGEREELAAVEVRGREDLALALRRLLGG; encoded by the coding sequence ATGAGGCCGGTTGAGCGCGACCTCCTGCGCTTCAAGGAGATCGTCCGGGGGGAGGTGAAAAAAAGGGCCCGGGAGTTCCTGACCCGGGAGGAGCTTTTGGGCCAGATGGAGGGGCGGGTGGTCTCCATCCCCCTCCCCCAGCTGGAGGTGCCCAAGATCGTTTACGGGGAGCCCTGGGGCGAGGGCCTCCTGGGCGGGGGGCCGGGGGCGGAGGGCCTGGGCCCGGGGGGGCACATCCCCGTGGCCGAGCTGGAGCTGGAGGAGTTCTTGGACCTCATGGGGGAGGCCCTCAAGCTCCCCCGCCTCAGGCCCAAGGGGGAGGGGGAGGTGACGGAGGAGGCCTTCCGCCATACCACCATCGCCCGGAAAGGCCCCAGGGGCCTCCGCCACGTGCGCCGCACCCTCAAGGAAAGCCTTAAGCGAAGCCTCTTTTCGGGAGAGTACCGGGAGGAGGACCCGAGGCTTGTCCCTGAGCGGGAGGACCTCCGCTACAAGGCCCCAAAGGCCAAGCCCCGGCCCCACGCCCAGGCGGTGGTCCTCTTCGCCCTGGACGTCTCGGGAAGCATGCGGGAGGAGGAGCTGAGCCTGGTGAGAACCCTCTCCTTTTGGATCACCCTCTGGATCCGCCGCCACTTCCCCAGGCTGGAAAGGCGCTACCTCCTCCACGACGCCGAGGCCTGGGAGGTCTCCGAGGAGGAGTTCTTCAAGGCCCGGGAAGGAGGGGGAACGAGGCTCTCCAGCGCCCTCCTCCTGGCGGAGGAGATCCTCAAGGCCTACCCCGAGGCCTTCTACAACCGCTACCTCTACCACTTCTCCGACGGGGAGAACTGGCACGGGGACACCCCCGTGGCCCTTGAGGCCCTAGGCCGCCTCCTCCCATCCCTGGCCCTTTACGGCTACGCCCAGGTCCAGGGCCCCTACGGCCAGGGGCGTTTCCTAGAGGAGGTAGAGGAGGCCCTGGGGGAACGGGAGGAGCTGGCCGCGGTGGAGGTGCGGGGCCGGGAGGACCTGGCGTTGGCCCTAAGGCGGCTTTTGGGAGGGTAA
- a CDS encoding regulatory protein RecX: MGYLDDRAFAETLVAVRRKYGPLGLGGPLRAQGVGEEVAVLPQGEDVLGALLRALRPYPRRQDKA, translated from the coding sequence TTGGGTTACCTGGATGACCGGGCCTTCGCCGAGACCCTCGTAGCTGTGCGCCGCAAGTACGGCCCCCTGGGGCTTGGGGGGCCCCTGCGGGCCCAGGGGGTGGGGGAGGAGGTGGCGGTCCTGCCCCAGGGGGAGGACGTGTTGGGGGCCCTCCTCAGGGCCCTCCGCCCCTACCCCAGGCGGCAGGACAAGGCCTAG
- a CDS encoding PrkA family serine protein kinase, which translates to MGELDFIRQRQDVEAYRALSWEGPFADYLRLLTEDPRPLRTSFQRAHDMILAYGVEEYTLFREKLLHYHFFDDPFEGGKDAIFGLDKPLMRLVATLKAAAHRLGPERRILLLHGPVGSAKSTIARLLKKGLEAYSRTEEGKLYTFYWKTEDGPLPCPMHEEPLHLLPPEMREAFLKELRALHPDYPYPLEVEGDLCPVCRFMMREALGRHGGDLAAVLEKEIVVKRLVLSEKDRIGIGTFQPKDEKNQDSTELTGDINYRKVALYGSDSDPRAFNFDGELNIANRGIVEFIEILKLDVAFLYDLLTASQEHKIKSKKFAQTDIDEIVLGHTNEPEYRKLQANEYMEALRDRTIKIDVPYILRVSDEVKIYRRDFAKVRAKHIAPHTLEMAATWAVLTRLEAPRRAGLTLMQKLKLYDGRLLPGWTEEAVRELMGEAKREGLEGISPRYIQDKISNVLVTSEEPCINPFMVMNELEEGLKHHSLISDEKTKERYRALLQEVKAEYAEIVKNEVQRAIAADEEALNRLFHNYIDHVKAYVLGEKVKNPYTGTPEPPNERLMRSVEERIEIPESRKDDFRREIMNYIGALALEGRQFTYKDNDRLRRALELKLFEDQKDSIRLSALVSGTVDPETQAKIDVVKARLIRDYGYCEHCAGGVLEFAASLFARSER; encoded by the coding sequence ATGGGAGAGCTGGACTTCATCCGCCAGCGCCAGGATGTGGAGGCCTACCGGGCCCTAAGCTGGGAGGGTCCCTTCGCCGACTACCTCCGCCTTCTCACGGAGGACCCCCGGCCCCTCAGGACCAGCTTCCAGCGGGCCCACGACATGATCCTGGCCTATGGGGTGGAGGAGTACACCCTCTTTCGGGAGAAGCTGCTCCACTACCATTTCTTTGACGATCCCTTTGAAGGGGGGAAGGACGCCATCTTTGGCCTGGACAAGCCCCTCATGCGCCTGGTGGCCACCCTGAAAGCGGCAGCCCACCGCCTGGGGCCGGAAAGGCGCATCCTCCTCCTCCACGGCCCTGTGGGCTCGGCCAAGAGCACCATCGCCCGCCTCCTCAAGAAGGGCCTCGAGGCCTACAGCCGCACCGAGGAAGGAAAGCTCTACACCTTCTACTGGAAGACCGAGGATGGCCCCCTCCCCTGCCCCATGCACGAGGAGCCCCTCCACCTCCTGCCCCCGGAGATGCGCGAGGCCTTCCTCAAGGAGCTCCGGGCCCTCCACCCCGACTACCCCTACCCCCTCGAGGTGGAGGGGGACCTCTGCCCCGTCTGCCGCTTCATGATGCGGGAGGCCTTGGGGCGGCACGGGGGGGACCTGGCGGCGGTGCTGGAGAAGGAGATCGTGGTCAAGCGCCTGGTCCTTTCGGAGAAGGACCGCATCGGCATCGGCACCTTCCAGCCCAAGGACGAGAAGAACCAGGACTCCACCGAGCTCACCGGGGACATCAACTACCGCAAGGTGGCCCTTTACGGCTCCGACTCCGACCCCCGGGCCTTCAACTTTGACGGGGAGCTCAACATCGCCAACCGGGGCATCGTGGAGTTCATCGAGATCCTCAAGCTGGACGTGGCCTTCCTCTACGACCTCCTCACGGCGAGCCAAGAGCACAAGATCAAGTCCAAGAAGTTCGCCCAGACGGACATCGACGAGATCGTCTTGGGCCACACCAACGAGCCAGAATATAGGAAACTTCAGGCCAACGAGTACATGGAGGCCCTCCGGGACCGGACCATCAAGATCGACGTCCCCTACATCCTCCGGGTCTCCGACGAGGTCAAGATCTACCGCCGGGACTTCGCCAAGGTGCGGGCCAAGCACATCGCCCCCCACACCCTGGAGATGGCCGCCACCTGGGCGGTCCTCACCCGCCTCGAGGCCCCGAGGCGGGCGGGCCTCACCCTCATGCAAAAGCTCAAGCTCTACGACGGCCGGCTCCTCCCGGGCTGGACGGAGGAGGCGGTGCGGGAACTCATGGGGGAGGCCAAGCGGGAGGGCTTGGAGGGCATCAGCCCCCGCTACATCCAGGACAAGATCTCAAACGTCCTCGTCACCAGCGAGGAGCCCTGCATCAATCCCTTCATGGTCATGAACGAGCTAGAGGAGGGCCTCAAGCACCACTCCCTCATCTCTGACGAAAAGACCAAGGAGCGGTACCGGGCCCTCCTCCAGGAGGTGAAGGCCGAGTACGCAGAGATCGTCAAGAACGAGGTGCAAAGGGCCATCGCCGCCGACGAGGAGGCCCTAAACCGCCTCTTCCACAACTACATTGACCACGTCAAGGCCTACGTCCTGGGGGAGAAGGTGAAGAACCCCTACACCGGGACCCCCGAGCCCCCCAACGAAAGGCTCATGCGTTCGGTGGAGGAGCGGATCGAGATCCCCGAGTCCCGCAAGGACGACTTCCGCCGGGAGATCATGAACTACATCGGGGCCCTGGCCCTGGAGGGGCGGCAGTTCACCTACAAGGACAACGACCGCCTGCGCCGGGCCCTGGAGCTCAAGCTCTTTGAGGACCAGAAGGACAGCATCCGGCTCTCCGCCCTGGTCTCGGGCACGGTGGACCCCGAGACCCAGGCTAAGATTGACGTGGTCAAGGCCAGGCTCATTAGGGACTACGGCTACTGCGAGCACTGCGCGGGCGGCGTCTTGGAGTTCGCCGCCTCTCTCTTCGCCCGGAGCGAGCGATGA
- a CDS encoding MBL fold metallo-hydrolase, producing the protein MVWKPVGEGVEALYLTTPIGRWVGYGVYVYRYRGLLVDTGPSKARPFPPEAEAALLTHAHEDHAGGAARLGLPTYGSAATAGLLAAPSPLRLYRRLVWGNPAPLQVAVAERVGPLHLLPTPGHAPDHVALYDPERGLLFGGDLFLGVKASLAPPGFDLKALLESLRAVIALKPSAFYCAHAGPVAAPLQALRAKLDFLERKREEALGLKAKGLAPEEAVRHLFGGESPIAYLSGGEMSRLALVKALMMEP; encoded by the coding sequence ATGGTTTGGAAGCCGGTGGGGGAAGGGGTGGAGGCCCTCTACCTGACCACGCCCATCGGGCGGTGGGTGGGGTACGGGGTCTACGTGTACCGGTACCGGGGCCTCCTGGTGGACACGGGTCCCTCCAAGGCACGGCCTTTCCCCCCGGAGGCCGAGGCCGCCCTCCTTACCCACGCCCACGAGGACCATGCGGGCGGGGCGGCGCGGCTCGGGCTGCCCACCTATGGAAGCGCGGCCACGGCGGGCCTCCTCGCCGCCCCAAGCCCCCTGCGCCTCTACCGCCGCCTGGTCTGGGGCAACCCTGCCCCCTTGCAGGTGGCGGTGGCGGAGCGGGTGGGCCCCCTCCACCTCCTGCCCACCCCGGGCCACGCCCCGGACCACGTGGCCCTCTACGACCCCGAGAGGGGCCTCCTCTTCGGCGGGGACCTCTTCCTGGGCGTGAAGGCCAGCCTGGCCCCACCGGGCTTTGACCTAAAAGCCCTCTTGGAAAGCTTGAGGGCCGTGATCGCCCTCAAGCCCTCGGCCTTCTACTGCGCCCATGCGGGGCCCGTGGCGGCCCCCCTTCAGGCCCTGCGGGCCAAGCTGGATTTTCTGGAGAGGAAGCGGGAGGAGGCCCTTGGCCTGAAGGCGAAAGGCCTGGCCCCCGAGGAGGCGGTGCGCCACCTTTTCGGCGGGGAAAGCCCCATAGCCTACCTCTCCGGAGGGGAGATGAGCCGCCTGGCCCTGGTGAAGGCCCTTATGATGGAGCCATGA
- a CDS encoding TlpA disulfide reductase family protein yields the protein MDALQVGPFALPWARVQVALALLAMVVVAEVLARRVDRRLAPWAYNAILVGLLGARLGFVLQNASVYAKDPLSALYVWQGGFDPLWGILAGGGYTLMTLPKRLWRYALGAGMAALLVAGLLLTRGRETEGQELPALTLYTLGGTEVSLAQFKGKPVVLNAWATWCPPCRRELPMMMRLSRENPEIYFVFVSQGEGPETVRRFLESEGLVVDWVLLDPETRLSQALGIQGLPTTFFFDREGQLVSRHLGELSEALLLGYLRVLR from the coding sequence TGGGCCAGGGTCCAGGTGGCCCTGGCCCTCTTGGCCATGGTGGTGGTGGCCGAAGTCCTGGCCCGGCGGGTGGACAGGAGGCTCGCCCCTTGGGCCTATAACGCCATCCTGGTGGGGCTCCTCGGGGCCAGGCTCGGCTTCGTCTTGCAAAACGCCTCGGTCTACGCCAAGGACCCCCTCAGCGCCCTCTACGTCTGGCAGGGGGGGTTTGACCCCTTATGGGGTATCCTGGCAGGAGGAGGGTACACGCTCATGACCTTGCCCAAGCGCCTTTGGCGGTACGCCCTGGGAGCGGGGATGGCGGCTTTGTTGGTGGCGGGCCTCCTCCTGACCCGGGGCCGGGAGACGGAGGGGCAGGAGCTTCCCGCCCTGACCCTCTATACCCTGGGGGGCACGGAGGTTTCCCTAGCCCAGTTCAAGGGCAAGCCCGTGGTCCTCAACGCCTGGGCCACCTGGTGCCCCCCTTGCCGGCGTGAGCTGCCCATGATGATGCGCCTGAGCCGGGAGAACCCTGAGATCTACTTCGTCTTCGTGAGCCAGGGAGAGGGCCCGGAGACCGTGAGGCGCTTCCTGGAGAGCGAAGGCCTGGTGGTGGACTGGGTCCTCCTGGACCCCGAGACCCGCCTCTCCCAGGCCTTGGGCATCCAGGGGCTTCCTACCACCTTCTTCTTTGACCGGGAGGGGCAGCTTGTGAGCCGGCACTTGGGGGAGCTCTCCGAGGCCCTCCTCCTGGGCTACCTCCGGGTCCTGCGCTAG